Proteins encoded together in one Phaeodactylum tricornutum CCAP 1055/1 chromosome 25, whole genome shotgun sequence window:
- a CDS encoding predicted protein — MSVRRFRGLLGVCLVASVAAWAPRPRPRPVSSVLTAHTDASPLGTAIIAGATGYIGKSTVRESLRQGYDTFALVRDATKIDAKTKAEYMDGAHIIECDVCDEAQLQTVFREIADRTPDRKVQAVVSCLASRSGVKKDAYRIDYQATLNCLNAGRAVGARHFVLLSAFCVKNPWLQFQQAKLKFEAALQEQSDMTWTIVRPTAFFKSVSGQLEVVQGGAPFVMFGDGQVTRCNPIAEAELAQYLMDSVTDPTRRNLVRNLGGPDEPLTMRKQGEMMFRAVDKEPNYFYAPLWIFDVIINGLQFLADVTRSEQLEDAAETGRIGKYYAVEDMLTTDPEEKYGTVTLQEHYNRIAVEGQEYDPYTTMFARARVGKFGPEETAAEITTTEPVTGK; from the coding sequence ATGAGTGTGCGTCGGTTCCGTGGACTCCTCGGAGTGTGTCTCGTGGCGTCCGTCGCGGCCTGGGCCCCCCGTCCGCGTCCCCGTCCCGTCTCGTCGGTTCTCACCGCCCACACCGACGCCAGTCCGCTGGGCACGGCCATCATCGCCGGCGCCACGGGCTACATTGGCAAATCCACCGTCCGGGAATCCCTCCGCCAAGGCTACGACACCTTTGCACTCGTCCGGGACGCCACCAAAATCGACGCCAAGACCAAGGCGGAGTACATGGACGGCGCCCACATTATCGAATGCGACGTCTGCGACGAAGCGCAGCTGCAGACCGTCTTTCGGGAGATTGCCGACCGCACCCCCGACCGGAAGGTCCAAGCCGTCGTCTCGTGCTTGGCCTCGCGCTCGGGAGTCAAGAAGGACGCCTACCGCATCGACTACCAAGCCACGTTGAATTGTTTGAATGCGGGTAGAGCCGTCGGCGCCCGACACTTTGTCCTGCTCTCGGCATTTTGCGTCAAGAATCCGTGGTTGCAGTTCCAGCAGGCCAAACTCAAATTCGAAGCCGCCCTGCAGGAACAGTCCGATATGACCTGGACCATTGTCCGTCCCACGGCGTTTTTCAAATCCGTCTCGGGACAACTAGAAGTCGTTCAGGGCGGCGCGCCCTTTGTCATGTTCGGCGACGGACAAGTCACGCGCTGCAATCCCATTGCCGAAGCCGAACTCGCACAGTACCTCATGGACTCGGTCACCGACCCGACCCGCCGGAATCTCGTACGCAACCTCGGCGGACCGGACGAACCGTTGACCATGCGCAAACAGGGAGAAATGATGTTCCGGGCCGTCGACAAGGAACCCAACTACTTCTACGCACCCCTCTGGATTTTTGACGTCATCATCAACGGACTACAGTTCCTGGCCGACGTGACGCGCAGCGAACAGTTGGAAGACGCCGCCGAAACCGGCCGCATCGGTAAATACTACGCCGTCGAAGACATGCTCACCACCGATCCGGAAGAAAAGTACGGAACCGTGACGCTGCAGGAACACTACAACCGCATCGCCGTCGAAGGACAAGAGTACGACCCCTACACTACCATGTTCGCCCGCGCCCGTGTCGGGAAATTCGGCCCGGAAGAAACCGCCGCCGAAATCACCACTACCGAACCCGTGACCGGCAAGTAA
- a CDS encoding predicted protein, translating to MRAWHVSGALQQIVGSQSVLSQELVLLQADVDNVNDDDDNNSNCHDDNDNDDTPAESALVPSSEPSTYTPPCPTRSRTVTASIKTKTRHRKPPPPAIGVGSTATATAHTTTTRTKVTDSALDATSPIKAARRIGLVLTQEEEELSDSGDPMDDNHPPHGTTRVSDPTRSARLGSQQPFSSSRATRPVPMPFPGSPASPPAASILPTTYLELGQGSSASPHTSGKLPVLATSPEALSSPLKPCRLSQESRSTKVERRSTDRENFEFSFSQESAASTNTTDPNLGPLLHAIAIQQTGLSQEPLFFTSSQDYVYPTVVLPSQLSEEAEEEEDSPSDFLLRPRKSRRQRKRKHEPIASESDNEPLPPTSKNPAKRASTSSTKKPPETKRAISESAKVLKPTSKPSTTALPSTSRTSTNPAATTLPPSPTRSNPPSGNHSSDLSRLQSQPSAQTQQSPCPTTWSVSYSIPSPNSAGQKSKNNIKNNIKNDAQLRQSSTASAGATGPTPEVQKAAQLAARVLHDPDLAKALLLRMALVRESPRPASQRVDPPPGTILAEHFVWAKFPSLENVLKLHMLDYYQLSMSSCQSNAQQEYNNRLVTIIRGHVYRKGWTFCDRYRNSTEVKPLRDRIRCYYKTHIQNAKKRLRTMLRNPTKKASAKHLVAHYDLIQETVETSGKVQAVAETYGSAASHSPPRGKKSPKRRIEASSRRNKEASEDSLSDEEERATLLV from the coding sequence ATGAGAGCTTGGCACGTTTCCGGTGCTCTTCAACAGATTGTGGGCAGTCAAAGTGTCCTTTCGCAAGAACTGGTGCTGCTCCAGGCTGACGTCGATAACGTtaacgacgatgacgacaacaacagcaactgcCACGACGATAACGATAACGACGACACTCCGGCGGAATCGGCACTCGTACCGTCCTCCGAGCCATCGACTTACACCCCGCCGTGTCCGACTCGATCCCGGACGGTCACCGCCAGTATCAAGACCAAGACCAGGCATCGAAAGCCACCACCACCCGCCATTGGCGTTGGCTCAACCGCAACGGCAACTGCCcatacaacaacaacaagaacaaaagTCACCGACTCAGCCCTCGACGCGACGTCTCCCATCAAGGCGGCTCGACGAATCGGTCTCGTCCTGACgcaagaagaggaggaacTCTCCGATTCTGGTGACCCGATGGATGACAATCATCCACCGCACGGTACCACCCGTGTCTCCGACCCGACACGATCCGCCCGGCTCGGATCGCAACAgcccttttcttcttccaggGCAACCCGCCCGGTACCAATGCCCTTTCCCGGGTCTCCCGCATCGCCCCCGGCAGCGTCCATTCTACCGACGACGTACCTCGAACTAGGACAAGGAAGCTCCGCGTCGCCACACACCAGTGGAAAGCTACCAGTCTTGGCGACTTCTCCGGAAGCGTTGTCGTCCCCACTCAAGCCGTGTCGTCTCTCGCAAGAGTCCCGCTCAACGAAAGTTGAGCGTAGATCGACCGACCGGGAAAATTTCGAATTCTCATTCTCGCAAGAATCGGCCGCATCCACCAACACCACGGATCCCAATCTGGGACCGCTCCTACACGCCATTGCCATTCAGCAAACCGGTCTTTCCCAGGAACCTTTGTTCTTCACATCCTCTCAAGATTACGTCTATCCGACCGTGGTCCTACCGTCCCAGCTCtccgaagaagccgaagaagaagaagactcccCTTCCGACTTTTTGCTCCGTCCCCGCAAGTCGCGTCGGCAGCGAAAACGGAAACACGAACCGATCGCCAGTGAAAGCGACAACGAACCGTTACCACCAACATCCAAAAATCCAGCCAAACGAGCTTCCACGAGCTCCACCAAGAAGCCACCAGAAACCAAACGGGCAATCAGCGAATCCGCCAAAGTTCTCAAGCCTACCTCCAAGCCTTCCACGACAGCGCTCCCATCTACATCTCGAACATCCACTAACCCCGCCGCTACCACACTGCCGCCATCCCCCACACGATCGAACCCACCATCAGGAAATCACTCTTCCGACCTTTCTCGGCTCCAAAGCCAGCCATCCGCTCAAACGCAACAATCGCCATGCCCCACGACATGGTCCGTAAGCTATTCCATTCCCAGTCCGAACTCGGCTGGGCAGAAGAGCAAAAACAATATCAAGAACAATATCAAGAACGACGCCCAACTCAGGCAAAGCAGCACTGCGTCCGCGGGCGCTACCGGACCGACTCCGGAAGTACAAAAGGCGGCACAATTGGCCGCACGGGTCCTACATGATCCCGACTTGGCCAAGGCTCTCTTGTTGCGCATGGCGTTGGTCCGGGAATCACCCCGCCCCGCATCTCAGCGCGTCGATCCGCCTCCCGGAACCATCCTTGCGGAGCACTTTGTCTGGGCCAAGTTTCCTTCTCTCGAGAACGTTTTGAAACTCCACATGCTGGACTACTACCAACTCTCCATGAGCAGTTGTCAATCCAACGCGCAACAAGAGTACAATAACCGCCTCGTGACGATTATTCGCGGTCACGTGTATCGCAAGGGCTGGACGTTTTGTGATCGATACCGGAACTCGACGGAGGTGAAACCACTCCGGGACCGTATTCGGTGTTACTACAAGACGCACATTCAGAACGCCAAGAAGCGGTTGCGAACAATGTTGCGCAATCCGACAAAAAAAGCGAGTGCGAAGCACTTGGTCGCGCACTACGATTTGATTCAGGAAACGGTGGAGACGAGCGGCAAGGTCCAAGCCGTGGCGGAAACGTACGGCTCGGCTGCGAGCCACTCGCCACCACGGGGGAAAAAGTCCCCGAAGCGACGAATCGAGgcgtcgtcgcgacggaATAAGGAAGCGAGTGAGGACTCTCTTagtgacgaggaagaaagGGCAACGCTTCTTGTTTGA
- the Hlip2 gene encoding high light induced protein 2 (Similar to the Ohp proteins of Arabidopsis thaliana (one transmembrane helix).): MRWTCAFLWCVVVPTLHAWVPSTTNPASRIGTRRWEALGDRELEEPRMNPDRPELPELKGDFDWDERFGGDDNWIVENVPGKIVLNEIELATQVTALNKLEETWRKEREWEEYQDSLKTGFVSKAELANGRFAMFFLVTGLLTEYWTGVTIPGQVEELLRIAGVIGFDG; encoded by the coding sequence ATGCGGTGGACGTGTGCGTTTCTCTGGTGCGTCGTGGTGCCTACGCTGCACGCCTGGGTTCCGTCGACTACGAATCCCGCGTCCCGAATCGGGACGCGTCGGTGGGAGGCACTCGGGGATCGGGAATTGGAGGAACCCCGGATGAATCCGGACCGCCCGGAACTCCCCGAACTCAAGGGTGACTTTGACTGGGACGAACGCTTCGGTGGCGACGACAATTGGATCGTCGAAAACGTGCCGGGAAAAATCGTGCTCAACGAAATTGAACTCGCGACGCAAGTTACGGCGCTCAATAAATTGGAAGAAACCTGGCGGAAGGAACGGGAGTGGGAGGAATACCAAGATTCCCTCAAGACCGGATTCGTTTCCAAGGCCGAACTCGCCAACGGACGATTCGCCATGTTCTTCCTCGTTACCGGATTGTTGACCGAGTACTGGACGGGGGTGACGATACCGGGACAAGTGGAAGAATTGCTTCGGATTGCGGGCGTGATTGGATTTGATGGATAA
- a CDS encoding predicted protein has product MFSRIALLTLWVAAALAPTNAFTTVPPLTRVGATALREKRAEDTDQIQFGGERGVSVDQDGKSNVWAIEPKVELETKSSEEKTQGLLVAGGGVLAAAVAAGIILTNLPDPNQF; this is encoded by the exons ATGTTTTCCCGTATAGCTCTTCTTACTCTTTGGGTTGCTGCCGCTCTGGCACCGACGAATGCCTTTACCACCG TTCCTCCGCTGACGCGTGTGGGTGCCACGGCGTTACGGGAGAAGCGTGCGGAAGATACCGACCAGATCCAGTTTGGCGGCGAGCGCGGGGTCAGTGTCGACCAGGACGGCAAGTCCAACGTGTGGGCGATTGAACCCAAGGTCGAACTCGAAACCAAGTCCAGTGAAGAAAAAACGCAGGGGTTGCTCGTGGCCGGAGGCGGCGTCctcgccgccgccgtggcggCCGGAATCATTCTGACCAATCTGCCCGATCCGAATCAATTCTAA
- a CDS encoding predicted protein: WMEERPWIPLVALFFYATGIVLGQAYFATRDAWNWRRTMALWNLSLSVFSFVGLLRVAPALAHNVWHYTWAENLCLDPESHFGSGSTGFWVNLFVLSKIPELIDTFFIVIHKKKLILLHWYHHISVLLYCWHSYVGKSPPGIVFCAMNYAVHALMYFYYFLMAVHRKPAWFQPVWITVAQISQMVVGVAVTVAGWYLMLVAPPAEGCWLSRENNLAALVMYGSYLFLFLQFFVGRYFGKRSKKVTNKTIKKE, translated from the exons TGGATGGAGGAACGCCCGTGGATTCCGCTCGTCGCTCTCTTTTTCTACGCCACCGGCATTGTACTCGGCCAGGCCTACTTTGCCACCCGCGACGCTTGGAATTGGCGGCGGACCATGGCGCTCTGGAACCTTTCCCTCAgcgtcttttccttcgtaGGCCTCCTCCGCGTCGCACCCGCACTCGCACACAACGTCTGGCACTACACGTGGGCCGAAAATCTGTGTCTCGATCCCGAATCGCACTTTGGGTCCGGATCCACCGGATTCTGGGTCAACCTCTTTGTACTCAGCAAGATACC GGAACTGATTGACACCTTTTTCATTGTCATTCACAAGAAAAAACTCATTTTACTGCACTGGTACCATCACATTTCCGTACTGCTGTACTGCTGGCACAGCTACGTGGGCAAGTCCCCACCGGGCATTGTCTTTTGCGCCATGAACTACGCCGTCCACGCCCTCATGTACTTTTATTACTTCCTCATGGCCGTGCACCGCAAACCGGCCTGGTTCCAACCCGTCTGGATCACCGTGGCGCAGATTTCACAAATGGTCGTGGGGGTCGCCGTCACCGTAGCTGGCTGGTACCTCATGCTCGTTGCACCGCCGGCGGAGGGTTGCTGGCTGTCTCGGGAAAACAACCTCGCCGCCCTCGTCATGTACGGATCCTACCTGTTCCTCTttctccaattcttcgtcggccGGTACTTTGGCAAGCGCAGCAAGAAAGTAACGAACAAGACCATCAAGAAAGAATAG
- a CDS encoding predicted protein encodes MSGMRSTRRYNSRQSSSSPRGVLWFGSSTIPVAVVLTLVGIVILPAFQHPHGCCTVDAFASYLLSTTGCRTDLDTTEVIMNQLVVAAGEEETANNEVVDGEEPIPSFHVVVADHTVAADGSLTIATPVSSSHHPILLSLQIVPTPPLSPQSTHVKDYQFVVQTTEGCRFVHGGCDDERRIAGRGSETVQLAIPPPTTESVRGADVCTVWGGWAAGHHAVRLTPAVVIRLHANEHNHPGDAHVAEPTWFEVGTEQGCTDGGTLVDAVGMGSRLVVEDTDDRYGKLGVKTEVDAVPAELSLYWSPRPGGDASVNESTIDTLVLETSPGATFTDGACGGKRTVITKEMLSNTAAWPQLTIHTERTVSVYGVYALTGPDHVDKLYRMDTLTLEWSPPSTDYRARKEAGEKSRNRRNSSRNTHRSPKLPRGTPVDPQRAIDAAARRDASDIQAQVARHNAGHRKEEGVHPGEGKSREGRRRFSRRMTGEALRREPQLSRPYPPRNLRHRPFPVVEGTEYCLAMAFFVAAHVFVIQFCLICSQRPKGRRVL; translated from the coding sequence ATGTCCGGAATGCGCTCGACTCGACGGTACAATTCCCGGCAGTCGTCGTCCTCACCGCGTGGAGTCCTTTGGTTCGGCAGTAGCACCATTCCCGTGGCGGTTGTACTGACTCTGGTGGGGATCGTGATTCTCCCGGCGTTCCAGCACCCGCACGGGTGCTGCACGGTCGACGCCTTTGCCTCGTATCTCTTGTCCACGACTGGATGTAGGACGGATTTGGATACTACCGAAGTCATTATGAATCAGCTGGTAGTCGCGGCGGGTGAGGAAGAAACCGCCAATAATGAGGTCGTCGATGGGGAGGAACCGATTCCTTCcttccacgtcgtcgttgcgGACCACACGGTAGCCGCCGACGGGAGCCTCACCATAGCCACCCCAGTGTCCTCGTCGCACCATCCAATCCTGCTGTCCCTACAAATTGTACCGACACCACCGTTGTCACCACAATCCACACACGTCAAGGACTACCAGTTCGTCGTCCAAACAACCGAAGGCTGTCGTTTCGTCCACGGCGGTTGTGACGACGAACGTCGCATCGCGGGACGGGGATCCGAGACGGTACAGCTCGCGATTCCTCCGCCGACGACGGAATCGGTGCGGGGAGCAGACGTGTGTACCGTGTGGGGTGGCTGGGCGGCCGGACACCACGCGGTACGATTGACTCCAGCCGTCGTGATACGACTACATGCGAACGAACACAACCATCCGGGGGATGCGCACGTGGCGGAACCGACGTGGTTCGAGGTTGGGACGGAACAAGGTTGTACGGATGGTGGTACACTCGTCGACGCCGTGGGGATGGGATCGCGACTCGTCGTGGAGGACACGGACGATCGGTACGGGAAACTCGGGGTGAAAACGGAGGTGGACGCTGTACCGGCGGAACTGTCTCTGTACTGGTCACCGCGGCCCGGTGGGGACGCCTCGGTCAACGAGTCGACCATCGACACGTTGGTGCTGGAGACCAGTCCGGGAGCCACGTTTACGGACGGAGCGTGTGGAGGGAAACGGACCGTCATCACCAAGGAAATGCTGTCCAACACCGCAGCCTGGCCGCAACTGACGATACACACCGAGCGAACCGTTTCGGTGTACGGGGTGTATGCACTCACCGGACCCGACCACGTGGACAAACTCTACCGTATGGACACACTGACTCTGGAATGGAGTCCGCCGTCGACTGACTACCGAGCGCGTAAAGAAGCCGGGGAGAAATCACGCAATCGCCGGAATTCGTCACGGAACACACACCGATCGCCCAAGTTGCCCCGTGGTACACCGGTGGATCCGCAAAGAGCCATTGACGCGGCCGCCCGCCGGGACGCCTCCGACATTCAAGCACAGGTGGCACGACACAACGCGGGGCATCGGAAAGAAGAAGGCGTTCACCCGGGAGAAGGGAAATCCCGCGAGGGCAGACGTCGTTTTTCGCGACGGATGACTGGAGAAGCCTTGCGTCGGGAACCGCAACTCTCTAGGCCCTACCCTCCCAGGAATCTTCGCCACCGACCGTTCCCGGTCGTGGAGGGAACGGAGTATTGCCTGGCCATGGCCTTCTTCGTTGCCGCGCACGTATTTGTCATACAATTCTGTCTCATTTGTAGTCAAAGACCTAAAGGGCGGAGAGTATTGTag
- a CDS encoding predicted protein (RabGAP-domain expressed protein of unknown function) — translation MMHASSSSSIAPVESRAARWRQQLRIRPQPHTNVVRSSFAQLVAQFPYPSYDDNDGDPTANKASPNATASKVSELAHGGVVPDLDPLTALVRETSEQQQRLESLELKYRKEKALRNRAGKGGASDQGRTLVESEDYDENAVTLQMIDKDLARLPPPKGSGQNGSQNLAGVVVSKDEDTAGIPTSSGTSDERIKTLRRVLYIYACAHAEAIGYRQGMHEIASYILFALELDQQAEESLVAVATSQEQIASDAYELLETILTSIECVYDATPLPGQHEKPLEASARRVLQGVQTYDAALALRLSQLGVPPQLYLTKWMRLMYSREVTDVLSLWDELFAYVGEGSTLVTVLEAVAVGRLLSWRDRICTDPDALHFLMNLPIETNVQRWLDLSRKVIHKQGIPLPPIKATTPVAPATSIPAYAVPHSAPTGSVNSNWSQPNASLMSTPQRTFPSEAGNESGVFSVGRFSLSAVKEKFEQAKHTTQSLSKRLYDEWEQQQHHRATDAFERPYSDAFPDSEHDTPTAINDPLTQVPYRNDDTAVPANVYNGQSTPQRQSQASPPTLESQWASRVQSDVHVLQNYCMTMERSQAHVPGTVWEALADLEMLRQDLSRRAAGTRRT, via the coding sequence ATGATGCACGccagcagcagtagcagcatTGCTCCTGTCGAATCCCGCGCGGCTCGTTGGCGACAGCAGTTGAGAATCCGGCCCCAGCCGCATACCAACGTAGTTAGGTCATCATTCGCACAACTCGTTGCCCAATTCCCCTACCCCTcctacgacgacaacgacggcgACCCCACCGCCAACAAAGCTTCGCCCAACGCGACCGCATCGAAGGTTTCAGAGTTGGCACACGGTGGCGTAGTACCAGATCTGGATCCGCTCACGGCGTTGGTCCGGGAAACAtcggaacaacaacaacgtctGGAGTCGTTGGAATTAAAGTATCGCAAGGAAAAGGCGTTGCGCAATCGAGCCGGAAAAGGTGGGGCTAGCGATCAAGGACGGACTTTAGTCGAATCGGAAGACTATGATGAAAATGCTGTCACCTTGCAAATGATTGACAAGGACCTGGCGAGATTGCCGCCCCCAAAAGGCTCCGGACAAAATGGATCCCAAAATCttgctggtgttgttgtttcgAAGGACGAGGATACGGCAGGCATACCCACCAGTAGCGGTACTAGCGATGAGCGCATAAAAACGTTGCGCCGTGTCTTGTACATTTACGCCTGTGCTCATGCCGAGGCAATTGGCTATCGACAAGGCATGCACGAAATTGCTTCCTACATTTTGTTCGCTTTGGAGTTGGACCAGCAAGCAGAGGAGAGTCTCGTTGCCGTCGCCACCAGCCAAGAGCAAATTGCTTCCGATGCGTACGAACTACTCGAAACTATTTTAACATCGATTGAGTGCGTCTACGACGCAACGCCTCTACCGGGTCAACACGAAAAACCACTCGAAGCCAGCGCCCGACGTGTACTGCAAGGCGTGCAAACGTACGATGCTGCCCTGGCGTTACGTCTGTCTCAATTAGGCGTACCTCCTCAGTTGTATCTGACCAAATGGATGCGATTGATGTACAGTCGCGAAGTCACGGATGTTTTGTCTCTGTGGGATGAACTTTTTGCTTACGTAGGCGAAGGCAGCACGCTGGTGACCGTTTTGGAAGCCGTGGCTGTGGGTCGTTTGTTGTCATGGCGTGATCGTATTTGCACCGATCCAGATGCGTTACACTTTCTCATGAATTTGCCCATCGAGACAAACGTGCAACGGTGGCTGGATTTATCTCGAAAGGTTATTCATAAACAAGGCATACCGTTGCCACCCATCAAGGCCACGACACCGGTCGCGCCAGCTACATCAATACCCGCGTACGCCGTGCCGCACTCCGCGCCAACCGGGAGCGTCAATAGTAATTGGAGCCAGCCCAATGCTTCTCTGATGTCGACCCCCCAACGAACGTTTCCGTCAGAGGCTGGCAACGAATCGGGAGTCTTTTCCGTGGGTCGCTTTTCTTTATCAGCGGTGAAGGAAAAGTTTGAACAGGCGAAACACACGACGCAGTCGTTGAGCAAACGCTTGTACGACGAATGggagcagcaacaacatcacCGCGCCACGGATGCTTTCGAACGCCCTTACTCCGACGCCTTTCCGGACAGTGAGCACGACACTCCAACAGCGATCAATGACCCACTGACTCAAGTTCCCTACcgcaacgacgacacggcGGTTCCCGCCAATGTGTACAACGGTCAGTCGACGCCGCAACGGCAATCACAAGCTTCCCCACCTACTTTGGAATCGCAGTGGGCTAGCCGTGTGCAATCCGACGTACACGTGTTGCAGAACTATTGCATGACCATGGAACGGAGTCAAGCGCACGTCCCGGGCACCGTGTGGGAAGCCTTGGCCGACTTGGAAATGCTGCGACAGGATCTGTCACGTCGAGCAGCCGGGACCAGGCGAACGTGA